One genomic region from Erythrobacter mangrovi encodes:
- a CDS encoding SLC13 family permease: protein MTAKRIGFVIGALALLATIFLPAPAGMSREAFVTAGLVVLMAAWWMTEALPLTATALMPFLVLPFAGVMSAKDTASAYYSDILFLLLGGAFIALAIERTGLHKRLALGILKATGSKVGPVGLLLAFMAAAAILSMLISNTSTALIMMPMALAVLAGGGAEPGEPDGLSGALPMGIAFAASIGGLGTIVGSPTNAIAVGLLDELIGVRIGFAQWMGFGLPVVVIGIPLAAAIIARVQSVGAHPFDVAAARAAIDTHAAWSEPEKRLVPLVAITFLLWLGQLWIEPFLPAGSLTDGTIAIVASIALFLLPDGTGRPMLIWEEADRAPWGVIMMFGGGLALAAGMGKSGLADWLGQMLLPLASWPLVLVAIAVVAMVILITEFASNVATASAIVPVVASLTVALGVDPLQLAMPAALAASWGFMLPAGTGPNAIAWATGRIRIERMVRAGLLLDLFGVFLLVGVVWGMNALL from the coding sequence ATGACCGCAAAACGGATCGGCTTCGTCATCGGCGCACTTGCTCTGCTGGCGACCATCTTCCTGCCAGCGCCCGCGGGCATGAGCCGCGAAGCCTTCGTTACCGCCGGCCTGGTGGTGCTGATGGCGGCATGGTGGATGACCGAGGCGCTGCCGCTCACCGCAACGGCGCTGATGCCTTTCCTGGTGCTGCCCTTTGCCGGGGTGATGAGCGCCAAGGATACCGCCAGCGCCTATTACTCGGACATCCTCTTCCTGCTGCTCGGCGGTGCCTTCATCGCGCTGGCGATCGAGCGTACCGGGCTGCACAAGCGCCTGGCGCTGGGCATCCTCAAGGCAACAGGCAGCAAGGTCGGGCCAGTCGGCCTGCTGCTCGCCTTCATGGCCGCGGCGGCCATATTGTCGATGCTGATCTCCAACACTTCGACCGCGCTGATCATGATGCCGATGGCGCTGGCCGTGCTGGCCGGTGGCGGCGCAGAACCTGGTGAGCCCGATGGCTTGTCCGGCGCCCTGCCGATGGGCATCGCTTTCGCTGCAAGCATCGGTGGGCTCGGCACCATCGTCGGCTCGCCGACTAATGCGATTGCGGTCGGCCTGCTCGACGAATTGATCGGCGTGCGCATCGGCTTCGCCCAGTGGATGGGTTTCGGCCTGCCGGTAGTGGTGATCGGCATCCCGCTCGCCGCCGCAATTATTGCGCGGGTCCAGAGCGTCGGCGCGCATCCGTTCGACGTCGCCGCCGCGCGCGCCGCCATCGACACCCATGCAGCCTGGTCAGAACCGGAGAAACGGCTGGTGCCGCTGGTCGCGATCACCTTCCTCTTGTGGCTCGGCCAGCTGTGGATCGAGCCATTTCTACCCGCCGGGTCGCTGACCGACGGCACCATTGCCATCGTCGCCAGCATCGCCTTGTTCCTGCTGCCCGACGGGACCGGCCGGCCGATGCTGATCTGGGAAGAAGCCGATCGCGCACCCTGGGGCGTGATCATGATGTTCGGCGGCGGCCTGGCGCTGGCGGCGGGCATGGGCAAGAGCGGGCTAGCGGACTGGCTGGGGCAGATGCTCCTGCCGCTGGCCAGCTGGCCATTGGTGCTGGTCGCCATTGCGGTGGTCGCGATGGTTATTCTTATCACCGAATTCGCCAGCAACGTCGCCACCGCCAGCGCGATCGTGCCGGTGGTGGCCAGCCTGACCGTGGCCCTGGGCGTGGATCCGCTCCAGCTCGCCATGCCTGCAGCGCTCGCGGCCAGCTGGGGCTTCATGCTCCCCGCCGGAACCGGACCCAATGCCATCGCCTGGGCTACCGGGCGCATCCGGATCGAACGCATGGTCCGCGCGGGACTGCTGCTCGACCTGTTCGGCGTGTTCCTGCTCGTGGGTGTTGTGTGGGGAATGAACGCTCTGCTTTAG
- a CDS encoding DNA/RNA non-specific endonuclease, with amino-acid sequence MDDPFQMQRELRYGAPVCDQILAGRYFTIGYSWYFRQAKWTLEIVRRGGKEFMPDVFKKSERLDNFRADVRLPHRFRASLAAYKGSNYDRGHLVASANSILRSIENSESFLLSNMSPQTPAFNRQGWRKLEEEVRKLNDRDEILEVYVLNCPFFDFTKPLEIIGDKADAYGINIPVPHGFVKSVLAEYHTGELKLWTFLMPNAKIQKPLKDYLIKTYDAEQLIGGRFWDRVSGGDMHKAKGGDGPIEPMW; translated from the coding sequence ATGGACGACCCCTTCCAGATGCAGCGCGAACTTCGCTACGGGGCGCCGGTCTGCGACCAGATCCTGGCCGGGCGGTACTTTACCATCGGCTATTCCTGGTACTTCCGGCAGGCCAAGTGGACGCTGGAGATCGTCCGGCGGGGCGGCAAGGAATTCATGCCCGATGTGTTCAAGAAGTCCGAGCGGCTCGACAACTTCCGTGCCGACGTCAGGCTGCCGCATCGATTTCGGGCTTCGCTGGCCGCCTACAAGGGTAGCAATTATGATCGCGGGCACCTGGTGGCGAGTGCCAATTCGATCCTGCGGAGCATCGAGAACAGCGAGTCCTTCCTCCTGTCCAACATGTCCCCGCAGACGCCCGCGTTCAATCGGCAGGGCTGGCGCAAGCTGGAAGAGGAGGTGCGCAAACTCAACGACCGTGACGAGATACTAGAGGTCTATGTCCTCAATTGCCCGTTTTTCGACTTTACCAAGCCGCTGGAGATTATCGGCGACAAGGCGGATGCCTATGGGATCAACATCCCGGTACCGCACGGCTTCGTCAAATCGGTGCTTGCCGAATATCACACCGGCGAGCTCAAGCTCTGGACCTTCCTCATGCCCAACGCGAAGATCCAGAAACCGCTCAAGGACTATCTGATCAAGACCTATGATGCCGAGCAGCTGATTGGCGGACGGTTCTGGGATCGGGTTTCCGGCGGTGACATGCACAAGGCCAAGGGCGGCGACGGGCCCATCGAACCGATGTGGTAG
- a CDS encoding cystathionine gamma-synthase family protein produces MSDANSINGRPLKPSTLMMGLGFDPKLSEGSLKPPIFFTSTFAFPSAADGKRHFEGITGKRPGGAEGLVYSRFNAPNQEILEDRLAIWDGAEDALSFSSGMTAICVLLLTYAAQGDVIVHSGPLYAATEGFVAKWLSKFGVSYVDFPAGATREEIDAVLAKAKAKANEQGGKVCMIYLESPANPTNALVDVEAVKAARDAALGADCPIAIDNTFLGPLWQRPLDQGADIVAYSLTKYVGGHSDLVAGSIAGAKKWMDPVRMLRNTMGGICDPNTAWMLCRSLETVELRMQRAGENAAKVCDYLSKHPKVAGLGYLGMITDARQQDIYDRHCLGAGSTFSLLLKGGEAECFRFLDSLKIAKLAVSLGGTETLASHPASMTHLSVPDERKAALGITDNLVRISIGIEDPDDLIADFEQALEHV; encoded by the coding sequence ATGAGCGACGCCAATTCGATCAATGGCCGCCCCCTCAAACCCAGCACACTGATGATGGGCCTTGGCTTCGACCCGAAACTTTCCGAAGGCAGCCTCAAGCCGCCGATCTTCTTCACCAGTACCTTTGCCTTCCCCAGTGCAGCCGACGGCAAGCGCCATTTCGAAGGCATCACCGGCAAGCGTCCGGGCGGCGCGGAAGGGCTGGTCTATTCGCGCTTCAATGCGCCCAATCAGGAAATCCTCGAAGACCGTCTCGCCATCTGGGATGGGGCCGAAGATGCGCTGAGCTTCTCCAGCGGCATGACCGCGATCTGCGTGCTGCTGCTGACCTACGCCGCGCAGGGCGACGTGATCGTCCATTCGGGCCCGCTCTATGCCGCAACCGAAGGCTTCGTCGCCAAGTGGCTGAGCAAGTTCGGCGTGAGCTATGTCGATTTCCCCGCAGGGGCAACGCGCGAGGAGATCGACGCGGTGCTGGCCAAGGCGAAGGCCAAGGCCAACGAACAGGGCGGCAAGGTCTGCATGATCTACCTTGAAAGCCCCGCCAATCCGACGAATGCACTGGTCGACGTCGAAGCGGTCAAGGCCGCACGCGATGCCGCGCTGGGCGCCGATTGCCCGATCGCGATCGACAACACCTTCCTCGGCCCACTGTGGCAGCGCCCGCTCGATCAGGGCGCCGACATCGTGGCCTACTCGCTGACCAAATACGTCGGCGGCCATTCGGATCTCGTCGCGGGCAGCATCGCCGGGGCGAAGAAGTGGATGGATCCGGTCCGCATGCTGCGCAACACCATGGGCGGCATCTGCGACCCGAATACCGCGTGGATGCTGTGCCGCAGCCTCGAAACCGTCGAGCTGAGAATGCAGCGTGCGGGCGAGAACGCGGCCAAGGTTTGCGACTATCTCAGCAAGCACCCCAAGGTCGCGGGCCTCGGCTATCTCGGCATGATCACCGATGCGCGGCAGCAGGACATTTACGATCGCCACTGTCTTGGCGCGGGTTCGACCTTCTCGTTGCTGCTCAAGGGCGGCGAGGCGGAATGCTTCCGCTTCCTCGACAGCCTCAAGATCGCCAAGCTGGCGGTCAGCCTTGGCGGCACCGAAACGCTGGCCAGCCACCCGGCCAGCATGACGCACCTCTCGGTTCCCGACGAACGCAAGGCCGCGCTGGGCATCACCGACAACCTCGTGCGCATCAGCATCGGTATCGAGGACCCCGACGACTTGATCGCCGATTTCGAACAGGCACTGGAGCACGTCTGA
- a CDS encoding ATP-grasp domain-containing protein, producing the protein MTRIGFLACAETLPGAGVRRGDAYEHDIEVAALRPAFAEAGLELLEIDWRSPLADFDGMALVLLGTAWDYQDHPAEFLTRLDELVARGIAVQSPPDVVRWNVDKRYLQDLSSRGAVTVPTLWLDDVDREGVLAAMEHFGTDRVVVKRQVGAGALGQFSFTRNNLPDNGWRMGKPCMVQPFLASVPEEGEYTFVFIDGAFSHGVLKRPAAGEYRIQSLYGGSEHDFAPSPVDLATAEAVVAALPFAAPLYCRIDMARLPSGELAVMEAEMIEPYLYPEQGPHLGETLAKAILARL; encoded by the coding sequence ATGACCCGCATCGGCTTCCTGGCCTGCGCCGAGACCTTGCCCGGCGCAGGCGTGCGGCGCGGCGACGCGTACGAGCATGATATCGAGGTGGCGGCGCTGCGCCCGGCCTTTGCCGAGGCCGGGCTCGAGCTGCTCGAGATCGACTGGCGTTCGCCGCTGGCCGATTTCGACGGGATGGCGCTGGTGCTGCTGGGCACCGCTTGGGACTATCAGGATCACCCGGCAGAGTTCCTCACCCGGCTCGACGAGCTCGTGGCGCGCGGCATCGCGGTGCAAAGTCCGCCCGATGTGGTGCGCTGGAATGTCGACAAGCGCTACCTGCAGGATCTTTCCTCGCGCGGTGCGGTGACTGTGCCGACCCTGTGGCTCGACGATGTCGACCGTGAAGGCGTGCTCGCCGCGATGGAGCATTTCGGCACCGACCGCGTGGTGGTGAAGCGTCAGGTGGGTGCGGGCGCGCTTGGCCAGTTCAGCTTCACGCGCAACAACCTGCCCGACAATGGCTGGCGCATGGGCAAGCCGTGCATGGTCCAGCCCTTCCTCGCCAGTGTGCCGGAGGAAGGCGAGTATACCTTCGTCTTCATCGACGGCGCGTTCAGCCACGGCGTGCTCAAGCGACCGGCGGCAGGTGAGTACAGGATCCAGTCGCTCTATGGGGGGAGCGAGCATGACTTCGCCCCCTCGCCCGTCGACCTGGCGACCGCCGAGGCGGTGGTGGCCGCGCTGCCCTTTGCCGCGCCGCTCTATTGCCGGATCGACATGGCGCGGCTGCCGTCGGGTGAGCTCGCAGTCATGGAAGCCGAGATGATCGAGCCCTATCTCTATCCCGAACAAGGCCCGCATTTGGGCGAAACTCTGGCGAAGGCTATCCTCGCCCGACTCTGA
- a CDS encoding SDR family NAD(P)-dependent oxidoreductase, translated as MADKVFLVIGAGAGIGGHAAKRFAAGGYHAVLARRSDEEGLQRLVDAITDAGGKASGRLIDASLPDTIEDLVEDVERGIGPIEGALFNLGAQIGNRPLAETTPRMFELGWRLATFAPYRLARALLPRMAERGRGAFLVTSATAAMRGNAGQASHAAAMGGRRMLCQSLNAEFAPQGVHVAHVLIDAAVDAPDTLGKMVGDRWEAFKDQMGEDGLVDPAAVAETYWHIAHQPRSAWTFETDIRPYRDAPWWNDNPTTAIEKT; from the coding sequence ATGGCGGACAAGGTTTTCCTCGTGATCGGCGCGGGTGCGGGGATCGGCGGTCACGCCGCCAAGCGCTTTGCCGCCGGGGGCTACCATGCGGTGTTGGCCCGACGCTCTGACGAAGAGGGGCTGCAAAGGCTGGTCGATGCGATCACCGATGCGGGCGGCAAGGCAAGCGGCAGGCTGATCGACGCCTCGCTGCCCGACACGATCGAGGACCTCGTCGAGGACGTCGAGCGAGGGATCGGCCCGATCGAGGGGGCGCTGTTCAATCTCGGCGCACAGATCGGCAATCGCCCTCTGGCAGAAACCACGCCTCGGATGTTCGAGCTGGGCTGGCGGCTCGCGACTTTCGCGCCCTATCGGCTCGCCCGTGCGCTGTTGCCGCGCATGGCCGAACGCGGGCGCGGGGCTTTCCTCGTGACCTCCGCCACCGCCGCGATGCGGGGCAATGCGGGCCAGGCCAGCCATGCCGCGGCGATGGGCGGGCGGCGGATGCTGTGCCAGAGCCTCAATGCGGAGTTCGCGCCGCAAGGCGTGCATGTCGCGCATGTGCTGATCGACGCCGCGGTCGACGCGCCCGACACCTTGGGCAAGATGGTCGGCGATCGCTGGGAAGCCTTCAAGGACCAGATGGGCGAAGACGGGCTGGTCGATCCTGCGGCAGTGGCTGAAACCTACTGGCACATCGCCCACCAGCCGCGCAGCGCCTGGACTTTCGAGACCGATATCCGCCCCTATCGCGACGCGCCGTGGTGGAACGACAATCCCACCACGGCCATCGAGAAAACCTGA
- a CDS encoding DUF418 domain-containing protein has translation MPEIAAPVAKGDRIDSLDTLRGIAVFGILLMNISAFGLLWQAYGNPYAAGGSTGLDLKLFEIMNVGFEGTMRGIFSMLFGAGIVLMAGRLEKSVGGLSAADVHLRRMSWLMLFGVIHWALLLWTGEILFAYSLCGFVLFSFRNMIPRYQLAIGVAALLVAGIMNNNKYEDVRDAYAAAATAEATQAAGTELTDEQHAAIAHRDELAAHQLPNEDTTVMMEGWHSGSYLNAVRSQFDFSYDFQWTGLPYWLFFDMMPFMLIGMALLKLGVLSASLPARSYALMLVVGYAIGIPLGLYELGILQSGQYSTLVAEEANRTYQISRLAMVVGHIGLVLLVVKLGWLRWLQRGFAAAGQMALTNYIGQTLICTMLFYGFGFGLYGELTRSQLYLVVLTIAVVEMFISVLWLRSFRFGPLEWLWRSLTYWQRQPMRIGGGAPPRAPELAAA, from the coding sequence ATGCCAGAGATTGCCGCACCTGTTGCGAAGGGCGATCGCATCGATTCACTCGATACCCTGCGCGGGATTGCCGTGTTCGGCATCCTGCTGATGAATATCTCCGCCTTCGGCCTGCTGTGGCAGGCCTATGGAAACCCCTACGCGGCGGGCGGCTCGACCGGGCTCGACCTCAAGCTGTTCGAGATCATGAACGTCGGGTTCGAGGGAACCATGCGCGGCATCTTCTCCATGCTCTTCGGTGCCGGCATCGTGCTGATGGCGGGGCGACTTGAGAAGTCAGTCGGCGGACTGAGCGCGGCGGATGTGCATTTGCGGCGCATGTCATGGCTGATGCTGTTCGGTGTCATCCACTGGGCCCTGCTCCTGTGGACCGGCGAGATCCTGTTTGCCTATTCGCTGTGCGGCTTTGTGCTGTTCTCGTTCCGGAACATGATTCCTCGCTACCAATTGGCGATCGGCGTTGCCGCCTTGCTGGTTGCGGGCATCATGAACAACAACAAATACGAAGACGTGCGCGACGCCTATGCCGCTGCAGCCACGGCAGAGGCGACGCAGGCCGCGGGGACCGAACTGACCGACGAGCAGCATGCCGCAATCGCGCATCGCGACGAGCTTGCCGCCCACCAACTACCCAATGAAGACACGACCGTGATGATGGAGGGCTGGCATTCGGGCAGCTACCTCAATGCGGTGCGGTCGCAGTTCGATTTCAGCTATGACTTCCAGTGGACCGGCCTGCCATACTGGCTGTTCTTCGACATGATGCCATTCATGCTGATCGGCATGGCCCTGCTCAAGCTGGGCGTGTTGTCCGCCAGCCTGCCTGCCCGCAGCTATGCGCTGATGCTGGTCGTGGGCTATGCAATCGGCATACCACTGGGGCTCTACGAACTCGGCATACTCCAAAGCGGGCAGTATTCGACGCTGGTGGCGGAGGAGGCCAACCGCACCTACCAGATCAGCCGGCTCGCAATGGTCGTCGGCCATATCGGGCTGGTCCTGCTGGTGGTGAAGCTCGGCTGGCTGCGCTGGTTGCAGCGCGGTTTTGCCGCCGCGGGGCAAATGGCGCTGACCAACTACATCGGCCAGACGCTGATCTGCACCATGCTGTTCTACGGCTTCGGCTTCGGCCTCTATGGTGAGTTGACGCGCTCGCAGCTCTACCTGGTCGTGCTGACCATCGCAGTGGTCGAGATGTTCATTTCGGTCCTGTGGCTGCGCTCGTTCCGCTTCGGGCCGCTCGAATGGCTGTGGCGCTCGCTCACCTATTGGCAGCGACAGCCGATGCGGATCGGCGGAGGTGCCCCGCCGCGGGCGCCAGAGCTCGCCGCCGCCTGA
- a CDS encoding J domain-containing protein, producing the protein MPKPSRSMDWGFPRWRGYGSSREATQVRICDRHGCDQKGDCPAPKAPNSRDRWYFCQKHAAEYNSKWDYFEGLDKAEREERAKAERSENAGYAEAQHYGWGGSGDGSRSQDEMRALDLLELEADADFPAIKKAWREKAKLVHPDVKPGDAAAATEFQKLQLAYEVLKAAEDRREWRG; encoded by the coding sequence ATGCCCAAGCCTAGCCGATCAATGGACTGGGGCTTTCCCCGCTGGCGCGGCTATGGCTCGTCGCGTGAGGCGACGCAGGTCCGTATCTGCGACCGCCACGGCTGTGACCAGAAGGGCGATTGCCCTGCGCCCAAGGCGCCCAACAGCCGTGACCGCTGGTATTTCTGCCAGAAGCATGCAGCCGAATACAATTCGAAGTGGGACTACTTCGAAGGACTCGACAAGGCTGAGCGCGAAGAACGCGCCAAGGCCGAACGCAGCGAAAATGCTGGCTATGCCGAAGCGCAGCACTATGGCTGGGGCGGCAGCGGTGACGGTTCGCGCAGCCAGGACGAAATGCGCGCGCTCGACCTGCTCGAACTCGAAGCGGATGCGGATTTCCCCGCGATCAAGAAGGCTTGGCGGGAGAAAGCCAAATTGGTTCACCCCGACGTCAAGCCGGGCGATGCGGCGGCTGCAACCGAGTTCCAGAAGCTCCAGCTGGCCTATGAAGTGCTCAAGGCGGCGGAAGACCGGCGCGAGTGGAGGGGCTGA
- the pal gene encoding peptidoglycan-associated lipoprotein Pal, producing the protein MNTRIATSLMLASTIALAACSKKAPEELPPPPVETTAPAPTPAPSGPGVGTQQHFSSAVGVANTVVYFDTDRYNIDAEDSAKLQVQAQYFSQYPNLNFTIEGHADERGTREYNLALGERRANAAKNYLVSIGIPANRIRTVSYGKERPVALGSNEAAWAQNRRAATIVLN; encoded by the coding sequence ATGAATACCCGCATTGCAACAAGCTTGATGCTCGCTTCCACCATCGCCCTTGCGGCGTGTTCGAAGAAGGCACCGGAAGAACTGCCGCCGCCGCCGGTTGAAACCACGGCCCCGGCGCCCACTCCGGCACCGTCGGGTCCGGGCGTCGGAACACAGCAGCATTTTTCCAGTGCTGTCGGTGTGGCCAATACGGTCGTCTATTTCGACACCGATCGCTACAACATCGACGCCGAGGATTCGGCCAAGCTGCAGGTACAGGCGCAGTACTTCAGCCAGTACCCGAACCTCAACTTCACCATCGAAGGCCATGCCGACGAACGCGGCACGCGCGAATACAACCTCGCGCTGGGCGAACGCCGCGCCAATGCGGCGAAGAACTACCTTGTTTCGATCGGTATTCCGGCAAACCGTATCCGTACGGTAAGCTACGGCAAGGAACGCCCGGTGGCGCTGGGTTCGAACGAAGCGGCCTGGGCGCAGAACCGCCGCGCGGCCACAATCGTACTCAACTGA
- the tolB gene encoding Tol-Pal system beta propeller repeat protein TolB has protein sequence MNKLAFALTLVVAMPLAAQDQDLGQPVEEGGDVETIEEGQAEEGLSFTVTDETAWRDLGIAIPSFATDADVATPANSNGTAALGRELARVVHNDLRNNGLFKPTGPDALPQPRFAEITAPSFATWTNRGAEMLVHGYVRARADGRLTVGCYLYDMQLQSQLVREGWIVQPADWRRAAHKCADLVYSRLSGESPFFDSRIAYIAETGPKDNRTKRLAIMDSDGANHRFITTGRSTALTPRYSPDYKKLSYLSYVDGNPRIYVYDIGTGRQTLVTQSANPTFAPRWSPDGRWILYSMAVNGNTDIYRVPSTGGEPRRLTDTPGIDIGGSYSPDGSRIVFESDRSGSQQCYVMNADGSNQRRISFSGGRCATPEWSPRGDQIAFTRIAGDFNIAVMSPSGAGVRALTNGWQDEAPTWAPNGRIIQFFRTERNSGKTSLWQVDLTGENERRLPTPVDASDPAWGPILP, from the coding sequence ATGAACAAACTTGCCTTCGCCCTCACTCTTGTCGTCGCGATGCCGCTGGCAGCGCAAGATCAGGACCTTGGCCAGCCGGTCGAGGAAGGTGGTGACGTCGAGACGATCGAGGAAGGGCAAGCTGAAGAGGGCCTGTCCTTCACCGTCACCGACGAAACGGCGTGGCGGGATCTGGGCATCGCCATTCCCAGCTTCGCCACCGATGCCGACGTTGCCACCCCTGCCAATTCGAACGGCACCGCTGCGCTGGGCAGGGAACTCGCGCGGGTGGTCCATAACGACCTGCGCAACAATGGGTTGTTCAAGCCGACGGGACCCGATGCGCTCCCTCAGCCGCGCTTTGCGGAGATAACCGCGCCCAGCTTTGCGACCTGGACGAACCGCGGGGCAGAGATGCTCGTCCACGGCTATGTCCGGGCGCGCGCCGACGGTCGGCTGACGGTCGGCTGCTATCTCTACGACATGCAGTTGCAGAGCCAGCTCGTGCGCGAAGGCTGGATCGTCCAACCCGCCGACTGGCGCCGTGCGGCGCATAAATGTGCCGACCTGGTCTATTCGCGCCTGTCGGGGGAAAGTCCCTTCTTCGACAGCCGTATCGCCTACATCGCCGAGACCGGGCCGAAGGATAACCGGACCAAGCGGCTGGCGATCATGGACAGCGACGGGGCCAACCATCGCTTCATCACCACCGGCCGTTCGACCGCGCTGACCCCGCGCTATTCGCCCGATTACAAGAAGCTGTCCTACCTCAGCTATGTCGACGGTAATCCGCGCATCTACGTCTACGATATCGGAACCGGTCGCCAGACGCTGGTGACGCAGAGCGCCAACCCGACCTTTGCCCCGCGCTGGAGCCCCGATGGTCGGTGGATCCTCTATTCGATGGCGGTGAACGGCAATACCGACATCTACCGGGTTCCTTCGACCGGGGGCGAACCGCGCCGGCTCACCGACACGCCGGGCATCGATATTGGCGGATCCTATTCGCCCGATGGCAGCCGGATCGTCTTCGAAAGCGACCGCTCGGGCAGCCAGCAATGCTATGTCATGAATGCCGACGGATCGAACCAGCGGCGCATCAGCTTCTCGGGCGGGCGCTGCGCCACGCCCGAATGGAGCCCGCGCGGCGACCAGATCGCCTTCACGCGCATCGCCGGCGACTTCAATATCGCGGTCATGAGCCCGTCAGGCGCCGGCGTGCGCGCCCTGACCAATGGCTGGCAGGACGAGGCACCCACCTGGGCGCCCAACGGCCGCATCATCCAGTTCTTCCGCACCGAACGGAACAGCGGTAAGACCTCGTTGTGGCAGGTCGATTTGACCGGCGAGAACGAGCGCCGCCTGCCGACACCGGTCGACGCATCGGACCCGGCCTGGGGACCGATCCTGCCGTGA
- a CDS encoding energy transducer TonB, translating to MAMAAQTLRHEERIGLAVAAVLHVALVGVLLLQPANREAIAEPQRMTVSLAEDVGLEATAPDPVPESRAATAPTLSDAPVPAPAIPQTEQRVAQPPTPSVRPPVPAPTARPDSRERRRPDPSRTQAAQSSSQRSGGSRLSDNFLEGSGSSSTTTETRIPASQIGPSAKASVVQALIRQIRPHWSAPQGVDAEMLVTELDFDLNEDGSLRGAPRIRAQSGVTDSNRPQQSLHAERAIRAVQLAAPFKLPPEYYNAWKSIRGARFDRNLSR from the coding sequence ATGGCCATGGCTGCCCAGACACTACGCCACGAGGAACGCATCGGACTTGCCGTCGCGGCGGTCCTGCATGTGGCGCTGGTGGGGGTGCTGTTGCTTCAACCGGCCAATCGCGAGGCGATAGCCGAGCCGCAACGGATGACGGTGAGCCTTGCCGAAGACGTCGGGCTTGAGGCGACCGCACCCGATCCGGTGCCTGAAAGTCGCGCCGCGACTGCGCCGACGCTGTCCGATGCCCCCGTCCCGGCACCGGCCATCCCGCAGACCGAGCAGCGCGTCGCCCAACCGCCCACACCGAGCGTCAGGCCGCCTGTACCCGCACCCACCGCAAGGCCGGATAGCCGCGAGCGTCGTCGCCCCGATCCGTCGCGTACGCAGGCTGCGCAAAGCAGTTCGCAGAGGAGCGGCGGTTCGCGCTTGAGCGACAATTTCCTCGAAGGGTCGGGCAGCAGTTCGACCACCACTGAAACGCGGATCCCCGCGTCGCAGATCGGGCCGAGTGCCAAGGCGTCGGTGGTCCAGGCCCTGATCCGCCAGATCCGGCCGCACTGGTCGGCACCCCAGGGCGTCGATGCGGAAATGCTGGTGACCGAACTCGATTTCGATCTTAATGAAGACGGCAGCCTGCGTGGGGCGCCACGTATTCGAGCGCAAAGCGGGGTCACCGATTCAAACCGGCCGCAGCAGTCGCTCCATGCAGAACGTGCCATTCGGGCCGTCCAGCTGGCGGCTCCGTTCAAATTGCCGCCCGAGTACTACAATGCCTGGAAGTCGATCCGGGGCGCCCGTTTCGATAGGAACCTGTCACGATGA
- a CDS encoding ExbD/TolR family protein: protein MAMGLASGGKRRRGRRGGRRPISDINVTPLVDVMLVLLIIFMVTAPLLTAGVPINLPDSNANALSQEAQQVTISIDQAGYVYIDDTQVPVGGLPDALAALPRVGDGPDITLRADRALDYGRVMAVMGELNRAGLNRISLVTNSGAAPAPVNTGSSGEE, encoded by the coding sequence ATGGCTATGGGGCTTGCCTCGGGCGGCAAGCGGCGACGCGGTCGTCGTGGCGGGCGGCGGCCGATATCGGACATCAACGTCACCCCCTTGGTCGACGTCATGCTGGTGCTGCTGATCATCTTCATGGTCACCGCGCCGCTGCTGACTGCGGGCGTGCCGATCAACCTGCCCGACAGCAATGCCAATGCGCTGTCGCAGGAGGCGCAACAGGTCACGATCAGCATCGACCAGGCGGGCTATGTCTATATCGACGATACGCAGGTACCCGTGGGCGGCCTGCCCGACGCGCTGGCCGCTCTGCCGCGTGTGGGCGATGGGCCGGACATCACGCTGCGGGCCGACCGCGCGCTCGATTATGGCCGGGTCATGGCGGTCATGGGCGAACTTAACCGTGCCGGGCTCAACCGGATTTCCCTCGTAACGAACAGCGGGGCAGCACCGGCGCCGGTCAACACCGGTTCATCTGGCGAGGAATAG